The Daucus carota subsp. sativus chromosome 7, DH1 v3.0, whole genome shotgun sequence genome window below encodes:
- the LOC108195640 gene encoding telomere repeat-binding factor 2, protein METYRDQIGPDPANRKLHDPQSMNSISVQQEREYVSAASDRVKATVDEEVWRIRHMSPEDAVAAAAEAVKMAEAAMAEAEEAEKEAVEAERLAEEKQSIADELERKLMEKKARADDFNQAPADNI, encoded by the exons ATGGAAACATACCGTGACCAAATAGGTCCAGATCCAGCAAATCGTAAATTACATGATCCACAGTCTATGAATTCAATTTCA GTGCAGCAAGAAAGGGAGTATGTTTCAGCAGCCTCAGATAGAGTTAAGGCCACAGTTGATGAGGAAGTGTGGAGGATTAGGCATATGAGTCCTGAGGATGCTGTTGCAGCTGCAGCTGAAGCGGTTAAAATGGCTGAAGCTGCTATGGCAGAGGCTGAAGAAGCAGAAAAAGAGGCGGTAGAGGCTGAACGTCTTGCAGAAGAAAAACAATCTATTGCTGATGAATTAGAAAGAAAATTAATGGAAAAGAAGGCTAGAGCTG ATGATTTTAACCAAGCCCCAgctgataatatataa
- the LOC108193749 gene encoding NADH dehydrogenase [ubiquinone] iron-sulfur protein 4, mitochondrial produces the protein MASSIHRIVSHTRRAHQTSVLQQLSRHYSTSESLVEYKAGEIGTVSGIPDEHLVRKVVIYSPARTASQQGSGKTGKWKINFVSTQKWENPLMGWTSSGDPYSHVGESALNFDSEDAAKSFAERHGWEYQVKKRQTPLLKIKTYAENFKWKGLPEAQ, from the exons ATGGCGAGCTCTATACATCGGATTGTGAGCCACACTCGCCGTGCCCATCAGACCAGTGTGTTGCAGCAGTTATCGAGACACTACTCTACATCTGAATCTTTAGTCGAGTACAAGGCTGGTGAGATTGGTACTGTTTCTGGCATCCCAGATGAGCATCTTGTGAGAAAG GTTGTAATATATTCACCTGCTAGAACTGCTTCTCAACAAGGATCAGGAAAAACTGGAAAGTGGAAGATCAATTTTGTCTCAACCCAAAA GTGGGAAAATCCTTTGATGGGCTGGACCTCTAGTGGGGACCCATACTCCCATGTAGGTGAGTCTGCCCTAAATTTTGACAGTGAAGATGCTGCCAAGTCATTTGCGGAAAGGCATGGCTGGGAATATCAG gtTAAGAAGCGTCAAACACCTCTATTGAAG ATTAAGACGTATGCAGAAAACTTTAAATGGAAGGGCCTTCCTGAAGCACAATAA